The proteins below come from a single Asanoa ferruginea genomic window:
- a CDS encoding ArsR/SmtB family transcription factor, whose translation MLRIFFSRDDVARTRVASGADPVWETVLSLQFIQARRRDRDPMLGGWRRDVASELRDRERAEYLRTLFALNPPKGYFPDFLTPFASRAGLGAGLDAIRSTPASHLRRDLTLLSAGNRLPASVSGLARGETAALRHLTDSMETYRSLAIAPYWSRIESAVEADRGLRARAMLADGADGLLASLRPAMRWDGRVLEVRHYPVSRELHLDGRGLLLVPAFFCARTPVTLVDPDLPPVLVYPVERLGGLDQPPEPGRQRALAALLGRTRARVLEVVGDGCSTSEIARRLDISLAAASQHTAVLRDANLLASRRDGNTMLHTLTPLGRAMLE comes from the coding sequence GTGCTGCGGATCTTCTTCTCCCGTGATGATGTCGCGCGCACGCGGGTCGCGTCGGGGGCCGATCCGGTGTGGGAAACGGTTCTCAGCCTGCAATTCATCCAGGCCCGAAGGCGTGACCGCGATCCGATGCTGGGCGGTTGGCGGCGCGACGTGGCGAGCGAGCTGCGCGACCGGGAGCGGGCCGAATACCTTCGGACGCTCTTCGCGCTCAACCCGCCTAAGGGCTATTTCCCCGACTTCCTCACGCCGTTCGCCAGCCGGGCGGGGCTTGGCGCCGGCCTCGACGCCATTCGGTCGACGCCGGCCAGCCATCTGCGGCGCGACCTGACGCTGCTCTCGGCCGGCAACCGGCTGCCGGCCAGTGTCTCGGGGCTGGCCCGGGGAGAGACCGCCGCGCTGCGTCATCTCACCGACTCGATGGAGACCTACCGCTCGCTGGCGATCGCTCCCTATTGGAGCCGGATCGAGAGTGCGGTCGAAGCCGACCGTGGCCTGCGGGCCCGGGCCATGCTCGCCGACGGCGCCGACGGGTTGCTGGCCAGTTTGCGGCCGGCCATGCGGTGGGACGGGCGCGTGCTGGAGGTACGCCACTACCCGGTCAGCCGGGAACTGCACCTCGACGGGCGCGGGCTGCTGCTGGTGCCGGCGTTCTTCTGTGCGCGTACCCCGGTGACGCTCGTCGATCCGGATCTTCCTCCGGTTCTGGTCTATCCCGTCGAGCGGCTCGGTGGGCTCGACCAGCCGCCCGAACCCGGCCGCCAGCGGGCGCTAGCCGCACTGCTCGGCCGCACCCGGGCCCGCGTGCTGGAAGTGGTCGGCGACGGCTGCTCGACCAGCGAGATCGCCCGCCGGCTCGACATCTCCCTCGCCGCCGCCAGCCAGCACACCGCCGTGCTCCGCGACGCCAACCTGCTGGCCAGCCGCCGCGACGGCAACACCATGCTGCACACCCTCACGCCGCTAGGCCGGGCAATGCTCGAATAG
- a CDS encoding mannose-1-phosphate guanylyltransferase — protein sequence MRAVILAGGSGTRLWPLSRLHQPKFLHPLSGSPLSLLQATVERVAPLAGPEHTMVVTGAAHAAAVARQLTALPEENILVEPSARDSCAAIGLAAALIARHDPTAIMGAFAADHLITNPARFVDVVRSAVAGASQGLLMTIAITPTRPETGYGYLRCGDSVGPGPVRMVEAFAEKPAYELAKQYVESGDYLWNAGMFVWRVDAFLAELSRQQPALHEGLCRVAAAWDSPSRDEVLTVTWPTLTKISVDYAVMEGAAAAGRVGTVPGDFGWTDVGDFQTLGEVLPGDARGNVVLGGNDDHPGEKPGVLLRDTDRLVVVPNSGRLVAALGVSDLVIVDTPDVVLVCSRERSQEVKALVDDLKARGDEGFC from the coding sequence ATGCGCGCCGTCATCCTGGCCGGCGGCAGCGGCACCCGACTGTGGCCGTTGTCCCGGCTCCACCAGCCGAAGTTCCTCCATCCGCTGTCCGGCAGCCCGTTGTCGCTGCTCCAGGCGACGGTCGAGCGGGTCGCGCCACTGGCCGGCCCCGAGCACACGATGGTGGTGACCGGCGCCGCCCACGCGGCCGCCGTGGCCCGGCAACTGACCGCGCTGCCCGAGGAAAACATCCTGGTCGAGCCCTCGGCCCGCGACTCGTGCGCGGCGATCGGCTTGGCGGCGGCCCTGATCGCCCGGCACGACCCGACAGCGATCATGGGCGCCTTCGCGGCCGATCACCTGATCACCAACCCGGCGCGCTTCGTCGACGTGGTGCGCTCAGCGGTTGCCGGTGCGTCGCAGGGGCTCCTGATGACCATCGCGATCACGCCGACCCGGCCGGAGACCGGCTACGGCTACCTCCGCTGCGGCGACTCGGTTGGTCCCGGCCCGGTGCGGATGGTCGAGGCGTTCGCCGAGAAGCCGGCCTACGAGTTGGCCAAGCAGTATGTGGAGTCCGGCGACTACCTGTGGAACGCCGGCATGTTCGTCTGGCGGGTCGACGCGTTCCTCGCCGAGCTCTCGCGTCAGCAGCCCGCATTGCACGAGGGCCTGTGCCGGGTCGCCGCCGCGTGGGATTCTCCGTCCCGCGACGAGGTCCTGACGGTCACCTGGCCGACGCTGACCAAGATCTCGGTCGACTACGCGGTGATGGAAGGCGCGGCCGCGGCCGGCCGGGTCGGCACCGTCCCTGGCGACTTCGGCTGGACCGACGTCGGCGACTTCCAGACCCTGGGCGAGGTGCTGCCCGGCGACGCGCGCGGCAACGTGGTGCTCGGCGGCAACGACGACCACCCCGGCGAGAAGCCCGGCGTGCTGCTCCGCGACACCGACCGCCTGGTCGTCGTGCCCAACTCGGGCCGCCTGGTGGCCGCGCTCGGCGTCAGCGACCTGGTGATCGTCGACACGCCCGACGTGGTGCTGGTCTGCTCCCGCGAACGCTCCCAAGAGGTCAAAGCGCTGGTAGACGACCTCAAGGCCCGTGGCGACGAAGGCTTCTGCTGA
- a CDS encoding TIGR03089 family protein translates to MPEENAVPSGGEIARMFAAAVRRDPTRPLLTWYDDASGDRTELSGTTLNNWVEKTANLLVDGSGLGEGDRAGVLLPPHWQSAAVLLGCWAAGVEVATSPEPVDVLFAATGRVAEAEGWPAGDRYALGLAPLALPLRNVPPGWQDYVIAVRAFGDVFGGYPRGAANETVEDPFDLKPGDRVLIDTATRPDPREWLLAPLAAGASIVLCGNLDRAKLPGRIESEQVTRDLS, encoded by the coding sequence ATGCCAGAGGAAAATGCGGTGCCCAGCGGGGGCGAGATCGCCAGGATGTTCGCCGCCGCTGTCCGGCGAGATCCGACAAGACCGCTTTTGACCTGGTACGACGACGCGTCCGGTGACCGCACCGAGCTGTCCGGCACCACGCTGAACAACTGGGTCGAAAAGACCGCCAACCTGCTGGTCGACGGCTCCGGACTGGGCGAGGGCGACCGGGCCGGGGTGCTACTCCCGCCACATTGGCAGAGCGCCGCCGTGCTGCTCGGCTGCTGGGCGGCCGGCGTCGAGGTGGCCACCTCGCCGGAGCCGGTCGACGTGCTGTTCGCCGCGACGGGCCGGGTCGCCGAGGCGGAAGGCTGGCCGGCCGGCGACCGCTACGCGCTGGGGCTGGCCCCGCTCGCCCTGCCGCTGCGTAACGTGCCGCCCGGTTGGCAGGACTACGTGATCGCGGTCCGCGCGTTCGGCGACGTCTTCGGCGGGTATCCAAGAGGTGCCGCCAACGAGACCGTCGAAGACCCTTTTGACCTCAAGCCCGGCGACCGGGTGCTGATCGACACCGCCACCCGGCCCGACCCGCGCGAGTGGCTGCTCGCCCCGCTGGCCGCCGGCGCCAGCATCGTGCTGTGCGGCAACCTCGACCGGGCGAAGCTGCCCGGCCGGATCGAGAGCGAGCAGGT
- a CDS encoding glycosyltransferase family 4 protein produces the protein MTSGPPRVLVDATSVPADRGGVGRYVDGLLGALGKVIGTEVELAVVGLRTDAERYTRMLPAAEVVAAPAAVAHRPARLAWEQTGLPLLAQQVGADVLHSPFYTCPLRAGCPVTVTVHDATFFTEPEHYDKSRRTFFRSAIKTSLRRAHRVIVPSKATRDELIRLLDADPTRVDVAYHGVDPIAFHPPTPDEKARVAARLGLAGTNYIAFLGAKEPRKNVPSLIRGWVKAVHDRPNPPALVIAGGQGHDDDIDRAVADVPGHLRLLRPGYLRYADLPGFLGGALVAAYPSFGEGFGLPILEAMACAVPVLTTPRLSLPEVGGDAVAYTSEDPDQIAIDLAALLDDEPRREALAKAGFDRAKEFTWESSAEVHIAAWQRARA, from the coding sequence GTGACTTCCGGTCCGCCCCGCGTACTCGTCGACGCCACCAGCGTGCCCGCCGACCGCGGCGGAGTAGGCCGCTACGTCGACGGACTGCTAGGAGCGCTCGGCAAGGTCATCGGCACCGAGGTGGAGCTGGCCGTCGTGGGCCTACGGACGGATGCGGAGCGTTACACCCGGATGCTGCCGGCGGCCGAGGTGGTCGCCGCGCCGGCCGCCGTCGCGCACCGGCCCGCCCGCCTCGCCTGGGAGCAGACCGGCCTGCCGCTGCTGGCCCAGCAGGTCGGCGCCGACGTGCTGCACTCGCCGTTCTACACCTGCCCGCTGCGGGCCGGCTGCCCGGTGACGGTGACCGTCCACGACGCCACGTTCTTCACCGAGCCCGAGCACTACGACAAGTCGCGCCGCACGTTCTTCCGCAGTGCGATCAAGACCTCGCTGCGCCGCGCCCACCGGGTGATCGTGCCGAGCAAGGCCACCCGCGACGAGCTGATCCGCCTGCTCGACGCCGACCCGACCCGCGTCGACGTGGCCTACCACGGCGTCGACCCGATCGCGTTCCACCCGCCGACGCCCGACGAGAAGGCCCGGGTGGCAGCCCGGCTGGGCCTCGCCGGCACCAACTACATCGCCTTCCTCGGCGCCAAGGAGCCGCGCAAAAATGTGCCGAGCCTGATCCGCGGCTGGGTCAAGGCGGTGCACGACCGGCCCAACCCGCCCGCGCTGGTGATCGCCGGCGGCCAGGGCCACGACGACGACATCGACCGCGCGGTCGCCGACGTGCCGGGCCACCTGCGCCTGCTGCGCCCGGGCTACCTGCGCTACGCCGACCTGCCCGGCTTCCTCGGCGGCGCGCTGGTGGCCGCCTACCCGTCCTTCGGCGAGGGCTTCGGCCTGCCGATCCTCGAGGCGATGGCGTGCGCGGTGCCGGTGCTCACCACGCCGCGGCTGTCGCTGCCCGAGGTGGGTGGCGACGCGGTCGCCTACACCAGCGAAGACCCCGACCAGATCGCGATCGACCTCGCCGCACTCCTCGATGACGAGCCCCGCCGCGAGGCGTTGGCCAAGGCCGGCTTCGACCGGGCGAAGGAGTTCACCTGGGAGTCGAGTGCCGAGGTGCACATCGCGGCCTGGCAGCGGGCCCGGGCATGA